The sequence CAACGATTTTTTCGATACCGTTTCTTCCTAAAATAACTGGAGCACCGATACAAATATCTTTCAAACCGTATTCGCCATCAAGCATTACGGAGCAAGGAAACATTTTCTTTTGGTCGCAAGCAATTGCCTGTACCAGTCCAGAAACTGCTGCTCCTGGAGCATACCAAGCTGAAGTTCCTAATAATTTAGTAAGTGTAGCTCCACCAACTTTGGTGTCTTCCATTACTTGATCCATTCTTTCTTCAGAAATAAATTTACTTACAGGAACACTATTTCTTGTTGCCAAACGTGTTAATGGTACCATTCCAGTATCACTGTGACCGCCAATTACCATTCCGTCCACATCGCTAATTGGTGCGCCCAAAGCTTCTGCCAAACGATATTTGAAACGAGCGCTATCTAAAGCTCCACCCATTCCAATGATTTTACTTTTATCTAAACCTGATGTTTTATGAACCAAATAGGCCATTGTATCCATCGGGTTGCTCACTACGATTATAATAGTTTTAGGAGAATGTTTTACAAGGTTTGAAGAAACATCCTTCACGATTCCAGCGTTTATACCGATCAATTCTTCACGTGTCATTCCTGGTTTACGTGGAATTCCGCTTGTGATTACGCAAATATCGCTACCTGCTGTTTTAGAATAATCGTTTGTAACACCGTTTATTTTAGTGTCGAAACCGTTTAATGAAGCTGTTTGCATTAAATCCATAGCCTTACCTTCAGCAAAACCTTCTTTAATGTCTAACAAAACTACTTCGCTTGCAAAATTTTTGATGGCAATGTACTCAGCACAACTTGCGCCAACAGCACCTGCTCCTACAACTGTTACTTTCATGTTTTTATGTTTATTGTTTGTGATTTATTGTTATTCCGAAGAAAATCGGAGTGATTTTTTTCAGGATTCCAGAACGATTCTGAAACGCAGTGCAAAAGTACCAATATCTACTTAAAATAATGATAATAAAGGGTTAAAAACTAAAAAGCCCATTTCAGAATATCTCAGAAATGGGCTTTTCAAAATTATTGACATTGTTTACACATCAATATTCGCATAAATAGCATTCTTCTCGATAAATTCACGTCTTGGTGGTACCTCATCGCCCATTAACATTGAGAAAATTCTATCTGCTTCGGTTCCGTTATCTATGGTTACTTGGCGTAATGTACGGAATTCTGGATTCATTGTAGTGACCCAAAGTTGTTCGGCGTTCATTTCACCTAAACCTTTGTAGCGCTGTATTCCAGCACTTCCACCAAACTCCTCATTCAATCTATCACGCTCTTTATCGCTCCACGCATATTCTTTTTTAGCGCCTTTTTTCACCAAGTAAAGTGGTGGCGTGGCAATATATATATGCCCTCCTTCAACTAATTCGCGCATATAACGGAAAAAGAAAGTTAAAATTAACGTGGCAATGTGGCTACCATCCACATCCGCATCACACATAATCACTACTTTGTGGTAGCGCAGTTTTGTAAGATTTAAGGCTTTACTATCTTCTTCAGTTCCAATGGTTACACCTAAAGCAGTATAAATATTTCGAATTTCTTCGTTTTCAAAAACTTTGTGATGCATTGCTTTTTCAACATTCAGGATTTTACCTCTTAAAGGAAGAATAGCTTGAAAATTACGATCGCGACCTTGTTTTGCTGTTCCACCTGCCGAATCTCCCTCCACTAGGAATACTTCACATTTTTCGGGATCTTGCTCAGAACAATCTGAAAGTTTTCCTGGTAACCCGCCACCGCTCATCACGGTTTTACGTTGCACCATTTCACGAGCCTTACGGGCTGCGTGACGTGCTTGTGCAGCAAGAATTACTTTTTGAACAATGGTTTTCGCATCATTTGGATGTTCTTCCAAATAATTTTCGAGCATTTCGGAAACCGCTTGACTTACAGCAGCCATTACCTCTCTGTTACCCAATTTTGTTTTAGTCTGACCTTCAAACTGAGGCTCTTGTACTTTTACCGAAATAATAGCGGTCAATCCTTCACGGAAATCATCTCCGGCAATTTCAAACTTAAGCTTGTCTAGCATTCCTGAAGCATCCGCATATTTTTTCAACGTACGCGTTAATCCAGCACGAAAACCTGCGAGGTGGGTTCCACCTTCGTGGGTGTTGATATTATTTACATAGGAATGCAGATTTTCGTTGAATGATGTATTATAAACCATCGCAACTTCAACAGGAATGTCGTTCTTTTCGCCTTCCATTGAAATTACTTGAGCAATAATCGGCTCTCGGTTTCCATCTAAAAAGCGGATAAACTCTTTTAAACCTTCTTCACTGTGAAATTTTTCTGTTACGACTTCGCCTTTTTCATCTTTGTGACGCTTATCGGTTACATAAATAGTTAAACCTCTATTCAAAAATGAAAGCTCGCGCATTCTACTTGCTAGCGTATCGTAGTTATACTCTAGTGTTTGCTGAAATATATCCGCATCTGGTTTAAAAGTCACAATAGTTCCGCGGTAATCTGTTTCACCAATTGGTTTTACAGGATATAAGGCTTTACCGCGTTCGTATTCTTGTTGCCAAATTTTGCCATCACGATGAACAGTAGCAGTTAAATGTCCTGAAAGTGCATTCACTACAGAAACACCAACCCCGTGCAAACCACCGGAAACTTTATAGGAATCTTTATCAAATTTTCCACCAGCTCCAATTTTAGTCATTACAACTTGCAATGCAGAAACGCCTTCTTTTTTGTGAAGGTCTACAGGAATACCACGACCGTTATCCTTTACGGTTACGGAGTTATCTTCATTTATCCACATTTCAATAGTGTCGCAATAGCCACCCATTGCTTCATCTATTGAGTTATCTACTACCTCATAAACCAAATGATGTAAACCACGTGGGCCAACATCACCAATGTACATGGATGGGCGCATGCGCACATGTTCCATTCCCTCTAACGCTTGTATCTGGTCGGCGCCGTAGCTGCCTTTTTTCTGTTCTTCGCTCATATAATTATTTGAATGATTTTCAGTTTTTTTCGTAACGAACAAATATAACCAAATCCCCAATAAAATTAAGGGTTTACGCAACTTATAAGCCGTAAGTTATCAACAAATTTATGTGGAAAAACCAAGCTTTTAGAGCAGTTTGAAAATGATTTGGATTTTGGCGTAATAGTTGCGCACTATTTTCGACTTAATAATCGTTTTACGGTATTATTTCTATCGAATTATTTAATTTTGATTAAACTTTTCGTTGAAATAGTTGTCCTATCTTTAGGATTTTATACAAATTTTTAAAAAATATCTATTATGAAAAAAGCACTCCTCATTTTCTTTATTGTTTCTATCGGAATTTCACTCCAAAACCTACAAGCACAGAGTTTTCCTGAAATGGATGCCTCTCCAATGGATCTTGTAATGGCACGCCCCGACAAGAAAAGCCCTCCTTTTGCAAGAGTTATTTACAGCAGACCCCAAAAAAAGGGACGTGTTATTTATGGAGATATTGTGCCTTACGGAAAAGTTTGGCGTACTGGTGCCAACGAAGCTACAGAACTTGATGTTTACGTACCAATGACAGTGGGAAACACAACATTGAAGCCAGGAACATATACGCTTTACACCATTCCAGAAGAAGATAACTGGACAGTTATCATAAACAGTGACACTAACGTTTGGGGAGCTTATAGCTATAAAAAGGAAAAAGATGTTTTGCGTATTACTGTTCCTGTTAAAGATGCAGCAGCGCCAATTGAGTCCCTTTCAATGATCTTTAGAACAGATGACAAAGGAACGGTTTTGATGATTGGTTGGGATAATGAATATGTAGAAATTCCCTTTAAAAAAGTCTAACGACTTTTTTAAAGGGAATTTCAAAAAACAAATTTCAAACACCAAATTCCAAAGTCACCTGATTGGAATTTGGTGTTTTTTATTTGGAATTTAATTTTATGGGATATTCAAATATTTATGCGTCTGCAACGAAACTTTCCATTGCGGATTTTGCATAACGTAATCCACAATCAAAGGAACCATTTTATCGCGTTTGCTCCATTCGGGCTGTAGATATAGAATGCAGTTTTCATTAATCTTTGCCGCTTGTTCTTCCGCAAAACGAAAATCATCTTTATTAAAAATGATTACTTTCAATTCATTTGCTGCTTTATAAACTTCTTTAGTAGGCAGCTTCATCTTTTTGGGTGAAAGACAAACCCAGTCCCAAGTTCCAGTAAGTTTGTATGCTCCAGAAGTTTCAATATGTATCTGCATTCCTTGGCTTTTCAGCATTTCTGTTAGCGGATCCATATTCCAAGTAAGTGGTTCGCCACCTGTAATAACGATGGTTTTTGAATATTTTGCTGCATTTTCAACAATACTTTCTATTGCAGTTGGAGGATGCAGGTCTGCATTCCAACTTTCTTTTACATCGCACCAATGGCAGCCCACATCGCAACCGCCCACTCTTATAAAATATGCCGCCGTTCCTTTATGGAATCCCTCTCCTTGAATGGTGTAGAATTCTTCCATCAACGGAAGCATGACTCCTGCATTTACTAAATCTTGAACTTCTTTTTTCATTGGTGCAAAAGTACTTTAATTGCTGAAGAAAATTCCAAATTACAAGCTCCAAATTCCAAATAAAAAACAAATTTCGAACCACAATCAAATCTAATTTTGAATTTCAAATATTGAATTATGTTATTTATTTGGAATTTGGGATTTAAGTTTTGGTGCTTATATTTATTACATTTGAACAAAATTTAAAAAGATGGCAGACAAGCAGGCTTTTTTCGATTACATAAACAACGGCTATACTACTAAAGGCGACTTCCTAAATCTTGGTGCGGCAATGCTGGATGGCGAAACCGTGAAAGATGCTTATGTAAAAATTCCGTTGAAAACCTTAAACCGCCACGGACTTATAGCTGGCGCAACTGGAACAGGAAAAACAAAAACGCTTCAAATTATTGCTGAAAACCTTTCAGAAAAAGGAATCCCAGTGCTATTGATGGACGTAAAAGGCGACCTTAGCGGAATTGCAGAACCTGGAACCAACAATGCTAAAATTGAGGAACGCCACGCCTCCATTGGTTTTCCGTATGAAGCTAAAAAATTTCCCGCCGAAATACTTTCGCTTTCAGACCAAGAAGGTGTTCGTCTTCGTGCAACAGTGAGTGAGTTTGGACCGGTTTTGCTTGCAAGAATTTTAGATTTGAGCGATGTGCAATCGGGAATCGTTTCCGTAATTTTTAAATATTGTGATGACAACAAAATGCCATTGCTAGATTTAAAGGATTTCAAAAAAATATTGCAATACTCCACAGATGAAGGGAAAAAAGAGTTTGATGATGCTTATGGCCGCATTTCATCTTCTTCAACCGGAGCAATTCTTCGTAAAGTAGTAGAATTAGAACAACAAGGTGCCGATTTATTTTTTGGAGAAAAATCGTTTGACCCACAAGATCTACTTCGTATAAACGAAAACGGAATGGGTTATATCAACATTCTCCGATTGACAGATATTCAAGATCGTCCGAAGCTTTTTTCAACTTTTATGCTTAGTCTTTTGGCGGAAATCTATGCTACTTTTCCAGAACAAGGCGATAGCGGAAGACCGGAATTAGTGATTTTTGTTGACGAAGCACATTTAATTTTCAACGAAGCCAGCAGTGCACTTCTAAACCAAATTGAAAGTATTGTAAAATTGATACGTTCAAAAGGTGTTGGACTATACTTTGTAACCCAAAACCCAACGGATGTGCCAGACGCTGTTTTGAGCCAACTGGGTTTAAAAATTCAACACGCGCTTCGTGCATTTACTGCTAAAGACAGAAAGGCTATAAAATTAACTGCTGAAAATTATCCGCTATCAGATTACTATAAAACTGACGAAGTTTTAACTGCTTTAGGAATCGGGGAAGCTTTAGTAAGCGTTTTGAACGAAAAAGGTATTCCAACGCCCTTGGCGAGAACGATGCTACGCGCTCCAATGAGCCGAATGGACGTTTTAACGAATGATGAACTGAAAGGTTTATTGAAAACTTCTAAATTAATTCCGAAGTATAACGAAGTAACAGATCGTGAAAGCGCCTACGAAATGTTGAACGAAAAGATTGAAATTGCCAATAAAGAAGAAGTAAAAGAAAAAGCGGAGAAAGAAAAGGAAGCTGCAAGAAAAACTACTTCAAGCAGAAGTTCATCTAGTCGTAGAAGCACTTCAAATCCTTGGCTTAAAACACTTTCAAGTCCAACTGTAATTCGAAGCGTTCTTGGAATTTTGGGGAAGATGATGAAGTAGTCAGTAGTCAGTAGTCAGTAGTCAGTAGTCAGTAGTCAGTAGTCAGTAGTCAGTAGTCAGTAGTCAGTAGTCAGTAGTCAAAAAAACTAAACTTTTAAACCATTAAACATATCAACTTTTAAACAAAAAAATGAAAAAGACACTTTTAATAATAACGATAGTTTCACTTGCTTTTGTACAATGCGGAAAGGATAGTGATCCTTTTATGATTAAAAACGGATCCATCGGTAACTTGACCAACCAAATAAAAATAAAGCAGATTGATTCCATCTTTGCGACGGATTCAATTGTAAAAATAAACTCTTCACCTAATGCTTTGGAAACTCAAGGCGAAGTAGAAATTTATGAAAAAGGCGGAAAACAACTCCTTCTTCTTTCACCTGATGATGAAAACGATCCAAATTCAACAGTGAAAAACATTCAAGTTTTTGATTCGCGTTATAAAACCGAAAAAGGATTGAATTCTGCAAGTACTTGGAAAGATGTTAAAGCGAATTATACTATTGCCAACATTGAAACCACGATTAATGCAGTTGTAGTTTTTCTAAAGGAAACCGATGTCTATTTAACCATCGACAAAAAAAGTCTTCCTGAAGAACTTCGTTACAACATGGATTTAAAAGTTGAAGCTAGCCAGATTCCTGATGAAGCCACTTTTAAATATTTTATGATTGGTTGGGAATCTGCTGAAAAGTAATCAAGATTACTTTCTTAAAGACAATAACAATTTTCTACCTGCAAAGATTTTGTTAACATTTGTTGCCAAGTGAATGCTTTCCTTTAATTTTAATCCAATTAACCATCAAAAACAATTGAATTATGATAAAGATATTAGGATTTATTTTGACCATTGCGGGAGGTATTGCCTTAGTTATGGGAATACTTGGCGCATTTGGAAGCATGAATGTCGGAATGAGCCCTTGGGCATTGATAATATTAGGCATTGTATTTTTCTTTGCCGGCATTGGTCTTCTTAAAAACAGAAAAGATACAGACCAAACGTAAATAATGAATTTTAAAACCCTTTGCTTTTCAAAGGGTTTTATTTTTATAACCGACTAATATGCCAAATCCAAAAATCAAAAACGAAGCACAGTATGATGCACTGCGTGACAAAGGATACAGCCAAGAGAAATCTGCTCGTATCGCGAACACTCCAGACGCAGGAAAAAAAGGCGGAAAAGCTAAACCGTATGAAGATTGGACGAAAGAAGAGCTCTATTCCCAAGCAAAAAATGTTGGTATAAATGGTCGTTCGAAAATGAATAAAGAAGAATTAATAAACGCTTTACGAAATAACTAAATGAGCAATCACCTAAGACCATTCCATCTTGCAATTCCCGTGGACAATTTGGAAGAATGTAGAAAATTTTATAGCGATACACTAGAACTTTCCGAGGGACGCAGCAGCGATCATTGGGTAGATTTTGACTTTTTTGGGCATCAGCTTGTTATTCATTTAAAGGAAAAAATTGCTAAAGACACCCAAAGCAGTAACCCAGTTGATGGAAAAGACGTACCAATTCCACATTTTGGGGTTGTTCTAGATATGAAAACCTTTAAGATTTTTTCTGAAAAATTAATTCAAAAAAACATTACTTTCATCATTGCCCCATACATCCGTTTTGAAGGACAAGTGGGAGAACAAGCCACGATGTTTTTTAAAGACCCAGCTGGAAATGCACTGGAATTCAAGGCTTTCAACGATTTAACACAACTTTTCTCCAAATGATCAAAGAAATACCGCCTCAAATAATTAGACAAATATTTGTCATCTTGCTTATTTTATTAATTGGAAGCCTAATTTTTAGGGAAATGCTTCCTTATCTCACAGGAGTTCTGGGTGCTGTTACAATTTATGTATTGATGCGTAAATGGATGGCTAATTTAGTTAATAAAAGAAAATGGAATCCATCTCTAGCCGCTACATTCCTGATGCTGGCTTCCTTCTTCATAATTGTTATTCCTATTGCTGGTATTATTTTAATGCTTACTAATAAAATTGGAACCGCCGTAGAAAATTCAGGTGAAGTGGTGCATGCAGTAAAGGAGCAGTTAAGCAATATGGAAGACAAAGTGGGTTACGATCTTAGTTCGCAAATTGACCCATCTGCTATTGGCAGCTGGCTAACCGAGAACCTTCAAGGTTTGGTTGGCGGCACTTTTAATGCTTTCATCGCAATTGGTTTAATGTATTTCATGCTTTACTATATGTTTACAAATCGGAAGGATTTGAGAGATTCATTTAGAGATTACATTCCAATGAATCGTGAAAACCTTAAAGAAGTGGGTGTTGAAGTTCAAAAAATGGTTCGCTCCAACGCATTGGGAATCCCAATGGTAGGTCTCGCTCAAGGAATAATCGCACTTATTGGCTTTTTGATTTTTGGAACAGAAGATCCATTTTTCTGGTTTGTTATCGTAACAATATCTAGTATGATTCCTTTCGTGGGTACATTATTGGGTATTTTGCCCGTATTTATACTAACGCTATCATCTGGAGATACCTTCCAGGCTTGGGGAATTTTGATATATGGCTTTGTAGTTGTGGGTTCTACTGACAATATTATTCGTCTTTATGTTCTTAAAAAATTGGACGATGTTCATCCGCTTGTTACACTTATAGGTGTTATAGTGGGAGTTCCACTTTTTGGATTTATTGGTTTAATCTTCGGACCTTTATTAATCAGCCTTTTTATGGTTATTGTAAAAATATATCGAAAAGAATACGGCAAAGAGAATGCTGTTACTGGAGAAGAAAAACTATAGCTTCATTATATCTTAAAATTTTATTTATTCTTTTCTGAAATATTTATAACATAATTTTATAAGTATTCACTTTTCTGTTTCTTACTTTTAAATAAAAACTAAAATTATGCTTTTCGGAAAAAAGAAAGATAAAAAACCTTCAAAAATCGCCTTGATGGACGATAAAATAAACGAAGATTACGTTGAAGAAAAAGTAACAAAAATAAAAGACCAAGATGTTGAAATAGTAATGGCAAATGAAGAAGCTATTTCAGAAAAACTGAGCAATGCCAGTCCGTTACGAAAATATGCCGAGCTAGGAAAAATTATGTTCGCAATGCTTAAAGATGTAAAAAAAGGAAGTTATAAAACCGTGCCGTGGTTTACAATCGCTTCTATTGCCGTAGCACTTTTATATGTTTTAAACCCTTTTGATTTGGTTCCAGACTTTATTCCAGGAGTTGGGTATATTGATGATTTGGCCGTACTATCAATAAGTATGGGTTGGATAGAAACCGATCTTCATAAATATTTAGATTGGCGTCTCACTGAAACTGAAAAAAGTTAAACTTTCCGCTGTTCTCGAGCTAAAAGGGTGTTCTTAAGAAGCATTGCAATAGTCATTGGACCAACGCCTCCAGGAACAGGTGTTATATATGAAGCTTTTTTACTGACGTTTTCAAAGTCAACGTCGCCCGTAATTACATAACCTTTTGGATGGTTTGCATCTTCAACTCTTGTAATTCCAACGTCAATTATTACAACGTCATCTTTAACCATTTCAGCTTTCAAAAAGTTGGGAACTCCCAATGCCGAAATAATAATATCTGCCTGCGTAGTTATTTGCGCGATATTTTTAGTGTTGCTGTGCGTAAGTGTGACCGTACTATTTCCTGGCCAACCTTTACGGCTCATCAAAATACTCATTGGACGGCCAACAATATGACTTCTACCTATAACAACAGTATGTTTCCCTTTTGTATCAACATCATAACGCTGAAGTAATTCAAGAATTCCGAAAGGCGTAGCAGGAATAAACGTACTCATATCCAAAGCCATTTTTCCGAAGTTTTCTGGGTGAAAACCATCAACATCTTTCGAAGGATCTACAGTAAGCAATACCTTTTGAGTATCAATTTGCGGAGGTAATGGGAGCTGCACTATGAAACCGTCAATGTTGTCGTCTTCGTTAAGTTCTTTAATTTTCTTCAACAACTCTAGTTCGCTCGTGGTTTCGGGCATTTTTACTAATGTAGATTCAAAACCAACGCGCTCGCAAGCTCGCACTTTACTTCCAACGTAGGTGAGACTGGCACCGTCATTTCCCACTATAATCGCGGCAAGATGCGGTACTTTTTCACCAGCTGCTTTCATCTTATCGACTTCGGCTGCGATTTCGTTTTTAATATCGTTACTTACTTTCTTTCCGTCTAGAATTGTCATATTTTTAGTTTTCAGTAGTCAGTGGTCAGTGGTCAGTGGTCAGTGGTCAGTGGTCAGTGGTCAGTGGTCAGTGGTCAGTTAAAATAAATTCTATTCTGGTTTAACACCAAATTTTTGTGGATTTAAAATCATAAAATTGATCAATTTTTCTACTTCGTCAGTTGCATTTATTAATTCTTTATAGTTTTCATCATTTAATTATTTGCATCTCCAAGCATACTCCAACCACACTTCTTTCTCGGAATTCTCTGCGTCGCTATCGGAAAGCTTACTTGCATAATGTTTTGGATAAATTCTCTTTCTATAAGATTCTGCTATATTAGCTGAAACACTTCGCGAAGCTCTTCTTATTTGATCTGTTAATGAATATATTTCTTCTTTCGGAAATGTTTTTGATATTTCAAAAATATTCATCGCAGCATCAACAGATTTTTAATAAGCTAACAAATCTTGAAATTTCATATATAAAACAATTATAAATTATTCTATTTGAATAGCGCACGATAAATCGTTAGCCTACTGAACACTGAATACTGGTCACTAAACACTAAATTTTATCGCATCTTCCCCATTGCCTGCATCATCTTCTTTCCGCCGCCACCTTGC comes from Aequorivita sublithincola DSM 14238 and encodes:
- a CDS encoding DUF7218 family protein → MPNPKIKNEAQYDALRDKGYSQEKSARIANTPDAGKKGGKAKPYEDWTKEELYSQAKNVGINGRSKMNKEELINALRNN
- the mdh gene encoding malate dehydrogenase: MKVTVVGAGAVGASCAEYIAIKNFASEVVLLDIKEGFAEGKAMDLMQTASLNGFDTKINGVTNDYSKTAGSDICVITSGIPRKPGMTREELIGINAGIVKDVSSNLVKHSPKTIIIVVSNPMDTMAYLVHKTSGLDKSKIIGMGGALDSARFKYRLAEALGAPISDVDGMVIGGHSDTGMVPLTRLATRNSVPVSKFISEERMDQVMEDTKVGGATLTKLLGTSAWYAPGAAVSGLVQAIACDQKKMFPCSVMLDGEYGLKDICIGAPVILGRNGIEKIVELELNDAEKAHMKESAEGVRKTNDLLEL
- a CDS encoding bifunctional 5,10-methylenetetrahydrofolate dehydrogenase/5,10-methenyltetrahydrofolate cyclohydrolase — its product is MTILDGKKVSNDIKNEIAAEVDKMKAAGEKVPHLAAIIVGNDGASLTYVGSKVRACERVGFESTLVKMPETTSELELLKKIKELNEDDNIDGFIVQLPLPPQIDTQKVLLTVDPSKDVDGFHPENFGKMALDMSTFIPATPFGILELLQRYDVDTKGKHTVVIGRSHIVGRPMSILMSRKGWPGNSTVTLTHSNTKNIAQITTQADIIISALGVPNFLKAEMVKDDVVIIDVGITRVEDANHPKGYVITGDVDFENVSKKASYITPVPGGVGPMTIAMLLKNTLLAREQRKV
- a CDS encoding four helix bundle protein yields the protein MNIFEISKTFPKEEIYSLTDQIRRASRSVSANIAESYRKRIYPKHYASKLSDSDAENSEKEVWLEYAWRCK
- a CDS encoding 7-carboxy-7-deazaguanine synthase QueE, with amino-acid sequence MKKEVQDLVNAGVMLPLMEEFYTIQGEGFHKGTAAYFIRVGGCDVGCHWCDVKESWNADLHPPTAIESIVENAAKYSKTIVITGGEPLTWNMDPLTEMLKSQGMQIHIETSGAYKLTGTWDWVCLSPKKMKLPTKEVYKAANELKVIIFNKDDFRFAEEQAAKINENCILYLQPEWSKRDKMVPLIVDYVMQNPQWKVSLQTHKYLNIP
- a CDS encoding YkvA family protein, with product MLFGKKKDKKPSKIALMDDKINEDYVEEKVTKIKDQDVEIVMANEEAISEKLSNASPLRKYAELGKIMFAMLKDVKKGSYKTVPWFTIASIAVALLYVLNPFDLVPDFIPGVGYIDDLAVLSISMGWIETDLHKYLDWRLTETEKS
- a CDS encoding helicase HerA-like domain-containing protein, giving the protein MADKQAFFDYINNGYTTKGDFLNLGAAMLDGETVKDAYVKIPLKTLNRHGLIAGATGTGKTKTLQIIAENLSEKGIPVLLMDVKGDLSGIAEPGTNNAKIEERHASIGFPYEAKKFPAEILSLSDQEGVRLRATVSEFGPVLLARILDLSDVQSGIVSVIFKYCDDNKMPLLDLKDFKKILQYSTDEGKKEFDDAYGRISSSSTGAILRKVVELEQQGADLFFGEKSFDPQDLLRINENGMGYINILRLTDIQDRPKLFSTFMLSLLAEIYATFPEQGDSGRPELVIFVDEAHLIFNEASSALLNQIESIVKLIRSKGVGLYFVTQNPTDVPDAVLSQLGLKIQHALRAFTAKDRKAIKLTAENYPLSDYYKTDEVLTALGIGEALVSVLNEKGIPTPLARTMLRAPMSRMDVLTNDELKGLLKTSKLIPKYNEVTDRESAYEMLNEKIEIANKEEVKEKAEKEKEAARKTTSSRSSSSRRSTSNPWLKTLSSPTVIRSVLGILGKMMK
- a CDS encoding VOC family protein, whose protein sequence is MSNHLRPFHLAIPVDNLEECRKFYSDTLELSEGRSSDHWVDFDFFGHQLVIHLKEKIAKDTQSSNPVDGKDVPIPHFGVVLDMKTFKIFSEKLIQKNITFIIAPYIRFEGQVGEQATMFFKDPAGNALEFKAFNDLTQLFSK
- the gyrB gene encoding DNA topoisomerase (ATP-hydrolyzing) subunit B, encoding MSEEQKKGSYGADQIQALEGMEHVRMRPSMYIGDVGPRGLHHLVYEVVDNSIDEAMGGYCDTIEMWINEDNSVTVKDNGRGIPVDLHKKEGVSALQVVMTKIGAGGKFDKDSYKVSGGLHGVGVSVVNALSGHLTATVHRDGKIWQQEYERGKALYPVKPIGETDYRGTIVTFKPDADIFQQTLEYNYDTLASRMRELSFLNRGLTIYVTDKRHKDEKGEVVTEKFHSEEGLKEFIRFLDGNREPIIAQVISMEGEKNDIPVEVAMVYNTSFNENLHSYVNNINTHEGGTHLAGFRAGLTRTLKKYADASGMLDKLKFEIAGDDFREGLTAIISVKVQEPQFEGQTKTKLGNREVMAAVSQAVSEMLENYLEEHPNDAKTIVQKVILAAQARHAARKAREMVQRKTVMSGGGLPGKLSDCSEQDPEKCEVFLVEGDSAGGTAKQGRDRNFQAILPLRGKILNVEKAMHHKVFENEEIRNIYTALGVTIGTEEDSKALNLTKLRYHKVVIMCDADVDGSHIATLILTFFFRYMRELVEGGHIYIATPPLYLVKKGAKKEYAWSDKERDRLNEEFGGSAGIQRYKGLGEMNAEQLWVTTMNPEFRTLRQVTIDNGTEADRIFSMLMGDEVPPRREFIEKNAIYANIDV
- a CDS encoding AI-2E family transporter; translation: MIKEIPPQIIRQIFVILLILLIGSLIFREMLPYLTGVLGAVTIYVLMRKWMANLVNKRKWNPSLAATFLMLASFFIIVIPIAGIILMLTNKIGTAVENSGEVVHAVKEQLSNMEDKVGYDLSSQIDPSAIGSWLTENLQGLVGGTFNAFIAIGLMYFMLYYMFTNRKDLRDSFRDYIPMNRENLKEVGVEVQKMVRSNALGIPMVGLAQGIIALIGFLIFGTEDPFFWFVIVTISSMIPFVGTLLGILPVFILTLSSGDTFQAWGILIYGFVVVGSTDNIIRLYVLKKLDDVHPLVTLIGVIVGVPLFGFIGLIFGPLLISLFMVIVKIYRKEYGKENAVTGEEKL
- a CDS encoding DUF2911 domain-containing protein, producing the protein MKKALLIFFIVSIGISLQNLQAQSFPEMDASPMDLVMARPDKKSPPFARVIYSRPQKKGRVIYGDIVPYGKVWRTGANEATELDVYVPMTVGNTTLKPGTYTLYTIPEEDNWTVIINSDTNVWGAYSYKKEKDVLRITVPVKDAAAPIESLSMIFRTDDKGTVLMIGWDNEYVEIPFKKV